The Symphalangus syndactylus isolate Jambi chromosome 11, NHGRI_mSymSyn1-v2.1_pri, whole genome shotgun sequence genome contains a region encoding:
- the LOC134731751 gene encoding protein GVQW1-like, translating to MFSGDEVSPFWSGWSGTPNLKWSAHLSLPKAGVQWHDLSSLQPPPPGFKRFSCLSLLSSWHYRHVSPHPANFVFLVETGFLRLDQAGLELLTSGDPPASASQNAGITGISHRAQPILKKFS from the exons atgtttagtggagatgaggtttcacctttttggtcaggctggtctggaactcccaacctcaaatggtctgcccacctcagcctcccaaaa gctggagtgcaatggcacgatctcagctcactgcaacctccacctcctgggttcaagcgattctcctgcctcagcctcctaagcagctggcattacaggcatgtgtcaccacacccggctaattttgtatttttagtagagacggggtttctccgtcttgatcaggctggtctcgaactcctgacctcaggtgatccacctgcttcagcctcccaaaatgctgggattacaggcataagccaccgcgcccagccaattcttaaaaaattttcgtag